In a genomic window of Pseudomonas mohnii:
- a CDS encoding PLP-dependent aminotransferase family protein: protein MTDAPLSLSFNPAGIELDRRQGLSRQLYQALRLRVLDGRLASGTRLPASRDLAAALAISRNSVVRAYDQLYAEGFIEGRVGDGTYVAQLPQTAIPAKKLSTKVSTGLSTGLPTALSTNWLDLPVVSSSKVIHSDALARVEKNHLAMPPSGPPRAFRVGVPAFDLFPFEVWAKLNAAFWRKPDLQQLCYGDPAGDARLRGLIAAYLRSSRGMQCTAEQIVITSGAQQGISLCAQLLVEPGDGVAIENPGYRAAGHAFAVAGARLHGVAVDSEGIDCDELAMLSDCRLTYVTPSHQYPTGVVMSLARRLELLAWAERTQGWIVEDDYDGEYRYSGAPLAPLAALDRQGRVLYVGTFGKVAFPALRLGYLVLPTGLVDAFSQRRAVDVRHSEVSTQAVMAEFMAAGHFQRHIRRMRRAALSRRNTLLNGWPLDMPGVGPLPTVAAGLHMTVPVESVAREQELIEWARGVDVEINGLSSYWLPDSATPIDQRAGLVLGFAAVPEKSIEAALARLRTVWRAG from the coding sequence ATGACGGACGCGCCGCTTTCCTTGTCGTTCAATCCCGCTGGTATCGAACTCGACCGCCGCCAGGGGCTGAGCCGCCAGCTCTATCAGGCTTTGCGCCTTCGCGTCCTCGATGGGCGATTGGCCAGCGGTACGCGACTGCCGGCCAGTCGTGATCTGGCCGCAGCGTTGGCGATTTCCCGTAACAGCGTGGTGCGTGCCTACGATCAGCTCTATGCCGAAGGATTTATCGAAGGGCGCGTTGGTGACGGGACCTATGTGGCTCAGCTACCGCAAACCGCAATACCGGCAAAAAAACTATCCACAAAAGTATCCACAGGGTTGTCAACAGGCTTACCCACAGCCTTATCCACAAATTGGCTGGATTTACCTGTGGTTTCATCCAGCAAAGTTATCCACAGCGATGCGTTGGCGCGCGTTGAAAAGAACCATCTTGCGATGCCGCCGAGTGGTCCGCCGCGAGCATTTCGGGTCGGTGTTCCGGCGTTCGATCTGTTTCCCTTTGAGGTCTGGGCCAAGCTGAATGCGGCTTTCTGGCGTAAACCCGATCTGCAGCAGTTGTGTTACGGCGACCCGGCAGGCGATGCCCGATTACGCGGGTTGATTGCGGCCTACTTGCGCAGTTCGCGAGGCATGCAGTGCACGGCTGAGCAAATAGTGATCACCAGTGGTGCGCAGCAGGGGATCAGCCTTTGTGCACAGTTGCTGGTGGAGCCGGGTGACGGCGTGGCGATTGAAAATCCGGGGTATCGCGCGGCGGGCCATGCGTTTGCCGTCGCCGGTGCGCGGTTGCACGGGGTCGCCGTGGACAGCGAGGGCATCGACTGCGACGAGCTGGCCATGCTCAGTGACTGCCGGCTGACCTACGTCACGCCCTCGCATCAGTACCCGACAGGGGTGGTCATGAGCCTGGCGCGTCGTCTGGAGTTGCTGGCCTGGGCCGAGCGCACGCAGGGCTGGATCGTCGAGGATGATTACGATGGCGAGTACCGCTACAGCGGCGCACCGCTGGCTCCCTTGGCGGCATTGGACCGGCAAGGCCGGGTGCTTTACGTCGGCACGTTCGGCAAGGTGGCGTTCCCTGCCTTGCGTCTGGGGTATCTGGTATTGCCGACAGGGCTGGTGGATGCGTTTTCCCAGCGCCGTGCCGTTGATGTTCGCCATTCCGAAGTCAGCACCCAGGCGGTGATGGCCGAGTTCATGGCGGCGGGGCACTTCCAGCGACATATTCGCCGCATGCGCCGTGCGGCGTTGAGTCGGCGCAACACGCTGCTCAATGGTTGGCCGCTGGACATGCCCGGCGTCGGCCCGTTACCCACGGTTGCCGCCGGGCTGCACATGACCGTGCCGGTCGAGAGTGTGGCGCGCGAGCAGGAACTGATCGAATGGGCACGTGGTGTCGATGTCGAGATCAATGGCCTGAGCAGTTATTGGCTGCCGGACTCCGCCACCCCGATCGATCAGCGTGCCGGGCTGGTGCTGGGCTTTGCCGCGGTGCCCGAGAAATCGATCGAAGCGGCGCTGGCGCGATTACGCACGGTGTGGCGTGCCGGCTGA
- a CDS encoding dermonecrotic toxin domain-containing protein, whose amino-acid sequence MTEHLEDTETPALLKKSQVIHQTSRGPTVDEVAALLLRQALKARYPERDIDPDQTMIGTPQWQILDGVLEARPTQFESLTQTLINLFATSTSVNYLEGEHFLTLNPLATPVVHLDIDIEAIAELLNDYSPLLLVAYGEQQLAYWNLKGQLAPHWLELSAALRKALNVQSVNGWDKDQCRVARAISRHPDKQSRLAHDPTFSTIQVSLVDCDTIDAQGITRHQTLAGAAVITGRYEERDLVMMYTVGYGYETFNSLEQLGASLPARLDKLPPGQNLQWQLFEPEGNIFDHMAWALIANQLDSIAAITAQGLAAELDTPLASAPQVENANIQEQNALVELADAIPDWLFGASVTDLDHYSQSINALGKLYRQTDKQLFRIPPMTTFAQQRMREAIVADKPSATGLPLDSLEITITNSFESGGLTLPNPLDVHTETLGEYAVQNSAPYQATLRFNPPQTVPEWLDEGYLTKIASKVDIGEAYPRLIKDKLIDDPVQAPLQEHFYISQLRALLPLIALECKIRRIGGVDELGCRYVREWLKPMPGHAQPVVIRPLTFIRAGETAGDTVANMFIIAARQPEKGPCLLYRPLFEQPLLQFPSAQNLLYALHQPGELRDSVLAWLPDSTLAFKYAQYTFPIGFPNPWLSVQLLSEPWTSSGWAGPVELSSTELSGDVFPTLFKNHALAMAELADRQSLSNAQRRWALLRNSGWALFNIASNFLSGPAGAAVWVWQSISEIEQVLDAHNRGDAHAQWSAIADMLLNLGMLLAQHAATRRRARLKAGPRDEHDRRLKVGVTPSTALAKPTVTLMTTPLTGELASSHYSSLEPGGSVPHRSGTALALYLEGLKVPTVDLTTPSLETLSHDTAPLYRLDGNTYAQVGERWFRVVENDNEQVQIVDPQTPSKTGPLLIHNTQGQWFVDTRLRLRGGAGGTSLQSQLKAQRKAKEQQKKRLGVALETFKGQEVANNAELKEAYTEMLGATGLAHEQATQRYVARLEKLIDDYDQALKNLEQWRLTGGTKGYLNDLERMTIVLQKNICLWLVFKRNDYAKLTEILAQDTVIDSNALLQTHVQGVRQALALSQEIIARLQLSQASLENLEAAGHAGMTTSQSLRELLPAFNQWDLKSNEIGMSHELCVRGTASDNDEPAREAVGSLIIEAATATHQHAALIRTHDSGEATAQRIDTLSRLIDVYADVNQRLEDLPGEYPDKVEASELKRVSALIGEFKQLAQTQLNTLLPEVRQNDPPVMPKPAVAGPSRPIGKVTKTRPRDSAPAKASTADELPLREVLPARPAPGLQPVLDDVDTVDDALTLNEDVQAFIDRTRKDAFKPNRIPADMQDLFDHQAQRLEQAAINVEQALERIRASGGARLPVGNLSGELKSAAVRLRAQGVSIRASLLKDRQPRQAYLQWLLDNNQVRIVKNGQGRIRTKKRRDYFQEYQVLDIAGHDKPLWLAHFHYASVDAPLEQYTAAHLKIAEPHLQQFSAERRQALTTLTPLDYVLRRINDPSPFFKLETQP is encoded by the coding sequence ATGACTGAACACCTGGAAGATACCGAAACGCCCGCACTGCTAAAAAAAAGCCAAGTGATTCACCAGACCAGCAGAGGCCCCACGGTCGATGAGGTCGCCGCCCTGCTACTGCGCCAAGCGCTGAAGGCGCGGTATCCCGAGCGCGATATCGACCCCGACCAAACCATGATCGGCACGCCTCAATGGCAAATCCTGGACGGCGTGCTCGAGGCGAGGCCCACACAGTTTGAATCGCTGACCCAGACGTTGATAAACCTGTTCGCTACCTCAACAAGCGTCAACTATCTCGAAGGCGAGCACTTCCTGACATTGAATCCCTTGGCCACGCCTGTCGTGCATCTGGATATCGATATCGAAGCCATCGCCGAGTTGCTCAATGACTATTCACCCCTGCTCTTGGTTGCCTATGGCGAACAGCAACTGGCCTATTGGAACCTCAAGGGGCAGCTGGCACCGCACTGGCTGGAGCTTTCCGCAGCCTTGCGCAAAGCCCTCAATGTTCAAAGTGTCAACGGTTGGGATAAGGATCAGTGTCGGGTGGCTCGCGCCATCTCGCGTCATCCTGATAAACAGTCGCGCCTGGCTCATGACCCGACGTTTTCGACTATTCAGGTCAGCCTCGTCGACTGTGACACCATCGACGCACAAGGCATCACCCGACACCAGACACTGGCCGGAGCCGCGGTGATTACAGGGCGCTATGAAGAGCGCGATCTGGTCATGATGTACACCGTGGGATATGGCTACGAAACCTTCAATTCACTGGAACAGTTAGGTGCTTCGTTGCCGGCCCGCCTCGATAAGCTGCCGCCCGGACAAAATTTGCAATGGCAACTGTTTGAACCGGAGGGCAATATTTTCGACCACATGGCTTGGGCCCTGATCGCCAACCAACTCGATTCCATTGCCGCGATTACAGCTCAAGGCCTTGCCGCCGAACTGGATACCCCTTTGGCTTCGGCTCCTCAGGTAGAAAACGCCAATATCCAGGAGCAAAACGCGCTCGTCGAGCTGGCCGACGCAATACCCGACTGGCTTTTTGGTGCTTCGGTGACGGACCTGGATCACTACAGCCAATCGATCAATGCGCTGGGCAAGCTGTACAGGCAGACGGACAAACAACTGTTCCGGATTCCGCCCATGACCACCTTCGCCCAGCAGCGCATGCGCGAAGCGATCGTGGCTGACAAACCATCCGCAACCGGACTGCCGCTCGATAGCCTCGAGATCACCATCACCAACAGCTTCGAGTCAGGTGGTTTGACGCTGCCCAACCCGCTCGATGTTCATACCGAAACGCTCGGCGAATACGCCGTTCAAAACTCCGCGCCGTATCAGGCAACGCTTCGATTCAACCCGCCGCAAACGGTCCCCGAATGGCTGGATGAAGGCTACCTGACGAAGATCGCGAGCAAGGTCGATATTGGCGAGGCGTATCCGCGCCTGATCAAGGACAAATTGATTGACGATCCGGTGCAGGCACCCTTGCAGGAGCACTTCTACATCAGCCAGTTGCGCGCTTTGCTGCCGCTGATTGCGCTGGAGTGCAAGATCCGGCGCATTGGCGGCGTAGACGAATTGGGGTGTCGCTATGTGCGCGAATGGCTCAAGCCGATGCCCGGTCACGCTCAACCGGTGGTCATTCGTCCCCTGACCTTCATCCGGGCCGGGGAAACCGCCGGCGACACCGTTGCCAATATGTTCATCATCGCTGCGCGCCAGCCAGAGAAGGGTCCTTGCCTGCTCTATCGCCCGCTGTTCGAACAACCGTTGCTGCAATTCCCGTCAGCGCAAAACCTGCTGTACGCCTTGCACCAGCCAGGCGAACTGAGGGACTCGGTGCTGGCGTGGCTGCCCGATTCCACCCTCGCTTTCAAATACGCCCAATACACGTTTCCCATCGGCTTTCCCAACCCGTGGCTGAGCGTACAACTGCTCTCCGAACCCTGGACATCCTCGGGCTGGGCCGGTCCCGTCGAACTTTCTTCAACGGAACTGAGCGGCGATGTATTCCCCACCCTGTTCAAGAACCATGCCCTGGCCATGGCCGAACTCGCCGACCGCCAATCGTTATCCAATGCACAACGACGCTGGGCCCTGCTTCGGAACAGCGGTTGGGCGCTGTTCAACATTGCCTCGAATTTTCTCAGTGGCCCGGCAGGGGCTGCGGTTTGGGTCTGGCAAAGCATCAGCGAAATCGAGCAAGTTCTGGACGCGCACAATCGCGGTGATGCTCATGCTCAATGGAGCGCCATCGCCGATATGCTTCTGAACCTGGGCATGCTCCTGGCGCAACATGCCGCCACTCGACGCAGGGCCAGGCTTAAGGCTGGGCCACGGGACGAGCACGACAGGCGGCTCAAGGTCGGCGTCACGCCATCGACTGCACTTGCCAAGCCCACCGTGACGTTAATGACGACACCTTTGACCGGCGAACTTGCGTCCAGCCATTACTCGTCACTTGAGCCCGGCGGCTCAGTGCCCCATCGCTCAGGCACGGCATTGGCGCTGTATCTGGAGGGCCTGAAAGTGCCGACTGTCGACCTCACGACTCCGTCGCTGGAAACCCTCTCGCACGATACCGCGCCCTTGTATCGCCTGGACGGCAACACCTACGCACAGGTTGGCGAGCGCTGGTTCCGTGTCGTGGAAAACGACAACGAGCAGGTGCAAATCGTCGATCCGCAGACCCCCTCGAAAACCGGCCCGCTGTTGATTCATAACACGCAAGGACAGTGGTTTGTCGACACCCGATTGCGCTTGCGCGGGGGCGCCGGGGGCACCAGTCTGCAAAGCCAGCTCAAAGCACAACGCAAGGCCAAGGAGCAGCAGAAGAAACGACTGGGCGTTGCGCTGGAGACTTTCAAAGGCCAGGAGGTCGCCAACAATGCCGAGTTGAAGGAGGCCTATACAGAAATGCTGGGCGCAACCGGGCTCGCGCACGAGCAGGCGACACAGCGTTACGTCGCTCGTCTGGAAAAGCTGATCGATGATTACGATCAGGCATTGAAAAATCTCGAGCAATGGCGTCTCACAGGAGGAACCAAAGGCTATCTCAACGATTTAGAGCGCATGACCATCGTGCTGCAAAAGAACATCTGCCTGTGGCTCGTATTCAAGCGCAACGACTACGCCAAACTCACCGAAATACTGGCGCAAGACACGGTCATCGACTCCAACGCTTTATTGCAGACGCATGTTCAGGGAGTCAGGCAGGCGTTGGCATTGAGCCAGGAGATCATCGCCCGCCTGCAGCTTTCCCAGGCATCGCTTGAGAACCTGGAGGCGGCTGGTCACGCGGGCATGACCACCTCGCAAAGCCTGCGAGAGCTGCTTCCCGCTTTTAATCAGTGGGACTTGAAGTCCAACGAAATCGGCATGTCCCACGAGTTGTGCGTGCGCGGTACCGCCTCCGATAACGACGAGCCGGCGCGTGAAGCGGTCGGCTCGTTGATTATCGAGGCCGCAACCGCCACCCACCAGCATGCCGCCTTGATCAGAACGCACGACAGCGGTGAAGCCACCGCACAGCGCATCGACACTCTGAGCCGGCTGATCGATGTCTACGCCGATGTGAATCAGCGTCTCGAAGACCTGCCCGGCGAATACCCCGACAAGGTGGAAGCGTCCGAGCTTAAACGGGTCAGCGCATTGATCGGCGAGTTCAAGCAACTGGCTCAGACGCAACTGAATACGCTACTGCCCGAGGTTAGACAAAACGATCCACCGGTGATGCCCAAACCCGCCGTTGCCGGTCCCTCCCGCCCTATTGGCAAAGTCACCAAGACTCGACCACGTGACTCTGCGCCCGCCAAGGCTTCCACAGCGGACGAACTGCCCCTGAGGGAAGTACTTCCCGCCAGGCCGGCCCCCGGTCTACAGCCCGTGCTGGATGACGTCGACACAGTCGACGATGCCTTGACCCTGAATGAGGACGTACAGGCGTTCATTGATCGAACCCGCAAAGATGCCTTCAAGCCCAATCGTATTCCAGCGGACATGCAGGATCTTTTCGATCATCAGGCTCAACGACTGGAGCAGGCAGCGATCAATGTCGAGCAGGCACTGGAGCGCATACGCGCATCGGGCGGAGCGCGGCTTCCTGTGGGCAACCTGAGCGGGGAGCTCAAGAGTGCAGCCGTCCGGTTACGTGCTCAGGGCGTCAGTATCCGCGCCAGCCTGCTCAAGGATCGGCAGCCCCGACAGGCGTATTTGCAGTGGCTGCTGGATAACAACCAGGTGCGCATCGTCAAGAACGGCCAAGGCCGGATCAGGACCAAAAAACGCCGGGACTACTTTCAGGAGTACCAGGTGCTGGACATCGCCGGCCACGACAAGCCGCTGTGGCTCGCGCATTTTCACTATGCGTCCGTGGATGCGCCGCTGGAGCAATACACCGCCGCACACCTGAAAATCGCCGAACCGCACCTGCAGCAATTCTCGGCCGAACGGCGCCAGGCACTGACCACTCTGACGCCACTGGACTACGTGCTGCGGCGCATCAACGATCCGTCCCCGTTCTTCAAACTCGAGACGCAACCTTGA